ACTCCTCAAGTACAGagagtcttattttattttctctctggttgtttgagatagggtttctctgtgtagccctggttatcctggaactagctctgtagaccaggttgggctTGAATTAaaagatccacccgcctctgcctcccgagtgctgggattaaaggtgtgcgccaccatgcccagcttattttttctcagtgtctgttttgTAGCCCAAACTCCTATCCTCAGGTTTGCATAGTAAGCACGGCAGTGACCGAGCCGTCTCACTGGCCCCCAGTGTCTTTTTTGTGTTGAAACCAGgtctctatagcccaggctggtcttgaactctccatCTTCCCGGGTGGGGAAATTACTGGCTTGCACTACCATGCAGGGCTCTGGGGCATGTTTCGCTTCTAGTGAGCACAATCCCATCCTGACCTATTGCTTCCtgcccttcacacacacaagCTCTTCCAGTGACACTGGGAAGCCATAAGCCCAATCCCAGTTGAAAGCATCATAAAtgggaaatatatttaacataccTAGCTTCCAGAGCACCTTTGCTTAACAACACAGCCTGTTCTGCACACAGCAGTATCCATCCTCAAGACCTCACTGCTGAGACTGTCAACTACTCAGTATCTGGAGAGAGAGTTGTACAATGTGTCCCTAGTCCAGGAGAAGACCATTTAACATACAGTAGgattatttgagacagtgtctttatttagccctggctggcctcaaacttgtggtgatcctttcgtctcagccttcccagtgttgagattacatgTGTGAGCTTCCACCCTGGCTCTGGAGTATGATTTCTACAGTATATAAAGCATTAACACCACGACATGCCCCCTGCTTCTTGTGGCTTCACAAGttccaggcaggtgctctaccatgAACCCTGCCTTCACCCCTACTTTACATGACATAAAAGtccttgccaggtgtggtggcacataacttttGTCCATtcctcaggagatagaggcaggtggacctcagtGAGTTCACAGttcacctggtctacatagcaagctccattatagctagggctacaaaaaagaccctgtcttgtAGTTGGAGGGCTTCTAactacactgtctcaaacaaaacaaagtcctaAGTTGAACTATCCTAAACCAGGGACCATTGATTGCATCTgtatacaccaacacacacaagtacacatggaCCAGGGTACAGGGTACACATCCTTTCTCAGCATGTTCACACAAACACTGTACATGTGCCTGTGTACAGGAGCATACCCATGCACATATCAGCTATGCCCATACACTCCCATGTATTCAGGCACAGCCATGCACATAGTAGCTACTCCTACACTCTCTCATATAACCAGCATACCCATGCACAAAACATGTGCCCATATTGGCCTTTATACTGAGGCACAGTTATGCACATAGCAGCCAAGCTCACATATGTGTATCAGTGGCTCCATCACGTGTGTTAAGAAAGACCACTCTGTAATCCCTGCTTGGCCTTACAGAGGGTTAAGGAGGTGGGCACTGCTGGAGGAACAGGCCTTCCTGCTGTGTGGACATCTGCAACGCTGACCTGCCAGGTGTCTTGGTCACTTAATACAAGAGGAGCCAAACTAAGGACGGCAAAGACACCTTTACTCAATACTGTCGCCACTTCCCCAGTGCACCCCAATAACAGTGGGCGCTGGGTGTGCATCTTGCTCCTGTGGAGCCCAAGGGAGAGGCTCCGTGATACTGATTTGTGGGAAGCTCGGGGAAGAAAAACCCTACACATCAAGTGAGAGGAAGGAAGCCTCCCGGTGACGATTCTGGAAGCAAGGACTGAGGTAATGGGAGCACAGCCCTGGGGCTGGTCGGAAGCATCCACTGGCCAGGCAGTCTGCACGTTCCGGGTTTTGACAGTGGCCCTGCGGGCCCTCCAGGAAGTCTGTGGCCAGGCCTGAAGCCTAGGCCTGGAGCCCACCCCTTAGTGACCAGCCCATCCAGCACCATCTTCTGCAGGGGAGGATAAGCTGCAGCTGTGGGAGGTTGGGAACCAGTCCCCTCCTGGGCCACAGTCACTGGGTTAGTAGACCTTATCAACAGGAAGCCCTTCAAGCTGGGCTGGGAGCATCTGTGGTTCCACAGGATTGCCTTTCTTGCTGTCTCTGGATGCATCTCAGCATGGACAGCCCAACCATCCTCACTTTCCCGAGGTACCTGGTGTCCAACTGGAAGAGGAACTGTAGGAGGCTTTCAAGCAGCTTCATTTTCTGCTGACTGCTTGAATCCAAGGCCTGCGGGAGCCAAGAAGAGCAGCCACCAGGGGTCATCAGTTACTGAAAAGCTACCTCACCCCTGTTCTTCACAGGACACCAGTGGGTGTCTGGGTAGAGAAGGCAGTGCACAGACTGGAACCTGTCAGGGGAAGAAGTGAGGTCAGGCCTGCCGGACAGGGGGCTGACACCAGAGCCCTCCAGGGCTAAAAGCCCCCAGTGCCCACTCACCGTGTAGGGTCCTGTTGTATAGTGAAACTTCCAGCTATATTCACCACATTATGTGGGTTCTCAGGACCCCCATAGCTCAGGGTGACCTGGGAGGGGATCAGGAGAGTGAGGGTCAATTTTTCCTCTTGGGCACTCCACCAGCTAGAGGAAATGTCACTCACCCCTCAGGCTTAGGGAAGCAAGACAGTGGCCCTTCATAAAGAAGCCCCCTTGAGGCTTGCCATGAGCTTCTGTTCCTGAGGGTCCTTCATCCATCAGGCAAAGTCTTGGCTCAGGGTCCACTCCCCAGGGACAAGGATATCCTGAGGCTAGCCCTCTCCTAAATACTGCACAACTGGGAGACCCCTGGGGAGATAGTCTGGGTCCCTGTAGGAGTGGGGTAAGGCCCAGGTTGGGGTGTCTTCTACCTGCTGCAGAACAGCATCAGATGGCAGTCTCTGCAGGTTTTCCAGGTGGGAGTGAAAAAGGGGGCTGTGGAGCAGACGGGCACCCAGAAGCCCTTCCACAATGTAGCCTACTGTGCAGTCATCAGGCAGTCGGACCCGCTCAGCTGTGCTCATGAAACTGCCTAGGCTGGAGGGCAGGCTGGTCAGCACCTCTGGAGCCCTTACACCCCCAGGCCAGGCAGCCGGGCCCCCAGTCTCCCACTTACCTGGCCCATGGACTCATTTTGAGGGCAAGGCCCCTGCTCAGGCAGAACCCAGCCCCACCAGTAGCAAACCAGAACGTCACTGTGTTTGACTGGAAAAAGGAAAAGCTTGGTCAAGCCTGCCCAGGACAGGGCTCCCCACCATCAACCTTCCAACTGAATCATGTCACCCTGGGCCACCAGATAGGAGAGTCTGCAGAAGGCACAAGGTGTTCCTAACAAGTCACCTTGGCCTCCAGGCCCTTCTCTGTCACTGTGCCTGATTTGCCAATGCCTGTCTCAGCCCATCCTCACTCTTGCAGCATTCACTGGGTCAGCCTCAGGGAGGATGTTGGCCCAGCACTCACGGTGCCACCACCCTGGACCCTCTCAGTGGCCTCGATGGGGTGGTCCAGACTAGGTCGCCCCAGGTAGATGTCCTGGttggaagagaaggtggaaagcaGGTGCAGCAGGCTTTCAGGGTTCACGTAGTTGTCATCATCCACATGGCAGAACCATCTGGCGGTGGAGGGAGAGGCCTATGCACTGAGGTTCCCATTTGGGTGGGAGCTTCCACCATGCTCAGCCCTGGGTTCTCTGATGGGTGAGGTCACTTACTTTCGTCCAGATTCTATGAACTTATCGTATTCCACTGACATTTTACAGCACAGTGCTTGGCGGGTGTGCACAGCAGAGCAATTGGTGTTGATCATGCGGCCGCCTGCACAGTTGGAAATGGGAAATGTGATCATGCTTGCCTCCTTAGGTTTAGGCTGGTATAGCCTTGTCAAGCCACTGGACCACATTCGACTGCAGCCCTACCACAGCCCTCATTTTGAAACAGATGATGGTTACTTAGAACAGCACAGGTGGGAACTGTCCAAGCCTTGACAGGCGACTGCTGCTAGGGCTTCCTCCAGGAATGTGGGTGACACTGGCCAGCAGCACCCTGCCAGGACCTGGGGCGGGTAGGGATCTAGTGACTGGAAGGATGGGCACTGAAAGGTGGATTCGCCATGGATGGGTgtcctggctctgtcctccacTAGCTAGGTGACTCTAATCTAGTCAAGTGCCTGACACAGGAACAGAATGACTCGGGCAGCTACAACTCAGTCCAGGAGAGCGTCTCACCTGTCAGCAGCTGTAGCTCAGGGTCGTTTCCATCGGTGAAAATGAACGTCTGTGGGAGAAAACACCATGAGGTGCCGGAGGATCCAGTGAGTAGGTCTGGGAGCAGGTGCGGGTCCCCGGGCCCAGGGGTGCGGTGGCGAGCCCGGGATCCAGGAACCTGCGGGGGCGGGGGCGCACCTGCCGAGGGGCTCGGGAGATCCAGGTGCGCAGCAGCAGTCGCAGGCGCGGGCCGTGGTTCTTGCGAGTGGTCTTGACTGCGATGAAGACGTCATCGGGCTGCAGGCGGGAGACCTCGAGAGTCAGACCAGCGGTCGGGACCAGACCCGGGTCGGGTGCGGGAGCGCGAGAGAGCGGCAGCGGCAGTAGCAGCAACACAGCCAGGACCGCGGCCAGCGCGAGGCAGGCCCGGCACAGCACACCCCGCACACGGCTCATGCGATCGCCCCGGCCCGGGCGCTAGGCGCCCGCCTGAGAATGCGGCGGCCCCTTTAAGAGCGACTAGCGCCCCGCCCCGAGCTTTGACCCGGAACTGACGGCCGCGCCGCCCCGGAAGTGAACGTCGCTCTGCGGCGCCGGGGGTGGAAGATGCCGCTGCCGGTTCAGGTGTTTAACTTGCAGGTAGGGGTTGGCGGCTGCGCTCGCCGCGCGGCGGTTCGGTCCTGGTCGGGCCTGGTGGGCGGGGCTGGcagcgggcggggcggggcccgCGGCTCAGGCCTAGGCGCGCGAGCGTCGCCAGCCTCGCGGCCGCTCCGGGCTCcagcccccgccccgcccccgcctcgCGCGCCAACGCTTTTTCGTGCGGGTGTTGGCTGGCCAGGAGAGGTGCGTCGAGCCAGGATGCGGGGCAGCCCGGCGCCCAGCTCTGCCTCGTCGTCGGCCTCCGACTTGAGCCGCAGCCCTGCGCACAGCAGGTCAGACTTGCGGCCCGGCACGTCGGGCGACTACAGCCTAAGCGCCAGCCTGTCGGCCTGCACGCTACTTTCCGAGGTACCGCTGCGCGCCCTGCGGGAAGCGGCTCTCCGGTGTCGCTCGAGGCCCTGGCCCCTCGAGTCCGCAACCAACCTCTTCCGCACCGTTGCCTGCCTACTTTGGCTCTCCTGACCTGCAGATAGATAGGGTGTCAATCTACTTTATTCTCTGTGACCTGGAGGAAGCTACATTAGTATGGCGGCTGAGAACGCTTGAGGGCTCCTGAAGTCAGAATTGTGCCCAACACCTGAGTGGGAGAGCTGAGGCGGGCACTTGGCGACCAGTACCTGTGGGAGCCCAGTGCAGTTGTGCCTTGGGAAATCTTGGGCAGAACTGACCGCGGAGGTCAGAAGCATCCCCTGCTCTCCCTGGTGCATGTGTCAAGGTGCTCTTTCTCTATTGCAGGGGGCTGTGGAACCCATGCAGATTGATGTAGATCCACAGGAAGATCCCCAGAACGCACCTGATGTGAATTACGTGGTGGAGAACCCCACCCTGGTACAGATCCTCATGTGGGCAGGACTTCTGGCAACTTGGGTCCAAGTCAGGCTCCTCACTATAGTATAGCTTTGAAAGATTGATGATTCTTAGCAACCACTTTAGTTACATCTTTCTGAGCTACGAAACTGGGTTTTCATTTGCCCACCTATGTTGGGTTTTCAGGCAGTTCTGAGGCTCTGCACTGTCTTAGTGGGAACAGTTCCGTTAAGGCACACAATGTGAAGCCAACACACTTTTCTCTGTTCTCACCCCAGCGTCCATCACTTGTTAGGGTATGCCCATGTTCCCACTTTCCAGGGCAGAGCTTGAATCTGAAGGTCCTTAATCCACCCCCAGTGATCTCTTCCCAGAATCTGGGACAGTAGTCAATTCTGCAGGCCCAGGACCCAAGGGAATATTTCGTATTCTGGCTGAGGCTATCTGGTCCTTGCTTACCTCACCtgaccctctccctccccaccccactccaggaTCTGGAGCAGTATGCAGCCAGCTACAGTGGCCTGATGCGCATTGAGCGGCTGCAGTTTATTGCTGACCGTTGCCCTCCACTTCGGGTAGAGGCCTTGAAAATGGCCCTGTCCTTCGTTCAGAGGACCTTTAATGTGGATATGTATGAAGAGATCCACCGGAAGCTCTCTGAGGCTACCAGGTAAGGCCTTGGAGGGGGCAAGTGACCAAGTCTGGGCTGGCAGAGGCCTTTCTGTGCTCCTGTCACGCCCAGCATCCCGCCTGTGATGTGCCTGTAGCAGTACCTCTGTGTATGGGAAGCGTGACCATGTTAACTCCCTGTGGCGGGGAAGTGGTGGCAGCCACTTCCCTCCCCTGGCCTCCTTTGCCCCTGCAGACAACTGGGGTTCCTAATTCCTGAGAACCTGGTATGGctttgccaaaaacaaacaaacaaaaacaaaacttgggtGAAAACCCCTCATTCTCCATTAAACTTCCCTATCTGACTGCGGTCTCCTAGGTCAGGAATTATCTCTGTGCCTCTGGTACAGATTGGGCCCCTTTGGGTGGGGCAAGGAGATAGGCAAAGGCCTCTTGAGGACCAGCTATGGCTTGTGatgtcccctccccttcctccctggtCCTTGTGGTTGTCACTGTCCTGACAGCTAGGTTATCCTTCAGGGAGCTGCAGAATGCACCCGATGCCATACCTGAGAGTGGAGTAGAGCCCCCACCCCTGGACACAGCCTGGGTGGAGGCCACTCGGAAGAAGGCCCTATTGAAACTGGAGAAGCTGGACACAGACTTGAAGAATTATAAGGGCAATTCTATCAAAGAAAGCATCAGGTGCTGGCCTGCTCTGGGCAGGGGAGGTGGGCAACTGGGCCTGGCTGGTTCCTCGACCAGTATCCACTCACTGCCAGGCTTACAGGCGAGGCCATGATGACCTGGGTGATCACTACCTGGACTGTGGGGACCTCAGCAACGCCCTCAAATGTTACTCACGAGCCCGAGACTACTGCACCAGTGCTAAGCATGTCATCAACATGTGCCTCAATGTCATCAAGGTGGCCTGGGTGATAGGTGGGTAGGCATGGAGGGCCCAGAAGAGGCAACCCAGACTTAGTCTGGCCTTGTCTAATCATCTGCCAGGTCAGTGTCTACTTGCAAAATTGGTCTCACGTGTTAAGCTATGTCAGCAAGGCTGAGTCTACTCCAGAGATTGCTGAGGTAAGGTCCATCTCCATGGATATCCTGCTCTACAAGTCTGGCCCCCTGGTAGGCCCCCAAACCCATTCCTAGCCTCTGTTTCCCTTTGAGTTTGCTCTTGTCCCTTCTCAGGGTAGGTTGGGGACAAGGAGTAGAGCTCCTTGAATGAGGAGGGCAGGGTAGGGGGCTTCTCATGTCTGCTGCCTTCCCCTGTAGCAGCGTGGAGAGCGGGACAGCCAGACCCAAGCCATCCTCACCAAGCTCAAGTGTGCCGCAGGTGAGGCTtccagccatctccagccctcacaCCTTGAGATAGGGCCCACGTCGGAGAGATAGCTGGAGATACAGTACTGGCAGGCTTCAGGACatcagtgtctgtgtctgtgtctgtcactCGCTTCAAGTTCAAGTAGAGAAGCTGGTGGGGCCTGGGGAAGTAGGTCAGTTTTCTGAGCCTGGCTATATTGTATGGGCATCTTGAGGATGCCCTGCAGACCTAACCTACAGGAATGTCTTCAGTTAGATGCTTTTACTAGCAGCTAGGATTTCTGTCTCTAAACTGAGGAATACTGGGGGCAAGAGGCCACGGTCTCCTAGGGCTCTAGCAGCCTTCTCTAAATAGCCTAGCTTCATCTGTCGCCTCCTTGGTCCCCTTTTAGGTTTGGCTGAGCTGGCTGCACGAAAGTATAAGCAAGCTGCTAAGTGCTTCCTTCTGGCTTCTTTTGATCACTGCGACTTCCCAGAGGTGAGGAGGGGCATGGCATGTAGGACTCTTCAGTTTGTCCAAGTCCATAAGAGGAAATGACGGCTAATGGATTGAGCTGTTAATCTCTCCTGAATGAGGTCTAAGCATTGTCTGGGTAGTGGGAAGGGTAGGCCAGGCCCCAACTCTGGGCTTCCTCCTTGGTCTGTGTACCAGTGACCCAGGATCCCAGGTCTCTGGACCCACCTCCCCTTCTGCCTCTTAGCTGCTGTCCCCCAGCAATGTGGCTGTCTATGGTGGCCTGTGTGCCTTAGCCACTTTTGACCGGCAGGAGCTGCAACGCAATGTCATCTCCAGCAGGTAAGTTAGGTGGTGGGCTCCTACCTTCTGTTCCTGCCCAGCATCAGGCCCTTCTGTCCCTTCTTAGCTGAGCACTCTGGTATCCTCAGCTCCTTCAAGTtgttcctggagctggagcctcAGGTCAGAGATATCATCTTCAAATTTTATGAGTCCAAGTATGCCTCATGCTTGAAGATGTTGGATGAGATGAAGGTAAGGAACAACGGTATAGTCGCATTGAGACTGGGCTAGATTGTGCCTCAGGTCACTGACCAGTTCTCCTCTGCAGGACAACCTGCTCTTGGACATGTACCTGGCCCCCCATGTTAGGACACTATATACCCA
Above is a window of Onychomys torridus chromosome 8, mOncTor1.1, whole genome shotgun sequence DNA encoding:
- the Gps1 gene encoding COP9 signalosome complex subunit 1 isoform X2, whose product is MRGSPAPSSASSSASDLSRSPAHSRSDLRPGTSGDYSLSASLSACTLLSEGAVEPMQIDVDPQEDPQNAPDVNYVVENPTLDLEQYAASYSGLMRIERLQFIADRCPPLRVEALKMALSFVQRTFNVDMYEEIHRKLSEATRELQNAPDAIPESGVEPPPLDTAWVEATRKKALLKLEKLDTDLKNYKGNSIKESIRRGHDDLGDHYLDCGDLSNALKCYSRARDYCTSAKHVINMCLNVIKVSVYLQNWSHVLSYVSKAESTPEIAERGERDSQTQAILTKLKCAAGLAELAARKYKQAAKCFLLASFDHCDFPELLSPSNVAVYGGLCALATFDRQELQRNVISSSSFKLFLELEPQVRDIIFKFYESKYASCLKMLDEMKDNLLLDMYLAPHVRTLYTQIRNRALIQYFSPYVSADMHKMAAAFNTTVAALEDELTQLILEGLINARIDSHSKILYARDVDQRSTTFEKSLLMGKEFQRRAKAMILRAAVLRNQIHVKSPPREGSQGELTPANSQSRMSTNM
- the Gps1 gene encoding COP9 signalosome complex subunit 1 isoform X5 gives rise to the protein MPLPVQVFNLQGAVEPMQIDVDPQEDPQNAPDVNYVVENPTLDLEQYAASYSGLMRIERLQFIADRCPPLRVEALKMALSFVQRTFNVDMYEEIHRKLSEATRELQNAPDAIPESGVEPPPLDTAWVEATRKKALLKLEKLDTDLKNYKGNSIKESIRRGHDDLGDHYLDCGDLSNALKCYSRARDYCTSAKHVINMCLNVIKVSVYLQNWSHVLSYVSKAESTPEIAERGERDSQTQAILTKLKCAAGLAELAARKYKQAAKCFLLASFDHCDFPELLSPSNVAVYGGLCALATFDRQELQRNVISSSSFKLFLELEPQVRDIIFKFYESKYASCLKMLDEMKDNLLLDMYLAPHVRTLYTQIRNRALIQYFSPYVSADMHKMAAAFNTTVAALEDELTQLILEGLINARIDSHSKILYARDVDQRSTTFEKSLLMGKEFQRRAKAMILRAAVLRNQIHVKSPPREGSQGELTPANSQSRMSTNM
- the Gps1 gene encoding COP9 signalosome complex subunit 1 isoform X4 encodes the protein MPLPVQVFNLQGAVEPMQIDVDPQEDPQNAPDVNYVVENPTLDLEQYAASYSGLMRIERLQFIADRCPPLRVEALKMALSFVQRTFNVDMYEEIHRKLSEATRELQNAPDAIPESGVEPPPLDTAWVEATRKKALLKLEKLDTDLKNYKGNSIKESIRRGHDDLGDHYLDCGDLSNALKCYSRARDYCTSAKHVINMCLNVIKVSVYLQNWSHVLSYVSKAESTPEIAEQRGERDSQTQAILTKLKCAAGLAELAARKYKQAAKCFLLASFDHCDFPELLSPSNVAVYGGLCALATFDRQELQRNVISSSSFKLFLELEPQVRDIIFKFYESKYASCLKMLDEMKDNLLLDMYLAPHVRTLYTQIRNRALIQYFSPYVSADMHKMAAAFNTTVAALEDELTQLILEGLINARIDSHSKILYARDVDQRSTTFEKSLLMGKEFQRRAKAMILRAAVLRNQIHVKSPPREGSQGELTPANSQSRMSTNM
- the Rfng gene encoding beta-1,3-N-acetylglucosaminyltransferase radical fringe, with protein sequence MSRVRGVLCRACLALAAVLAVLLLLPLPLSRAPAPDPGLVPTAGLTLEVSRLQPDDVFIAVKTTRKNHGPRLRLLLRTWISRAPRQTFIFTDGNDPELQLLTGGRMINTNCSAVHTRQALCCKMSVEYDKFIESGRKWFCHVDDDNYVNPESLLHLLSTFSSNQDIYLGRPSLDHPIEATERVQGGGTSNTVTFWFATGGAGFCLSRGLALKMSPWASLGSFMSTAERVRLPDDCTVGYIVEGLLGARLLHSPLFHSHLENLQRLPSDAVLQQVTLSYGGPENPHNVVNIAGSFTIQQDPTRFQSVHCLLYPDTHWCPVKNRGEVAFQ
- the Gps1 gene encoding COP9 signalosome complex subunit 1 isoform X3, producing MPLPVQVFNLQGAVEPMQIDVDPQEDPQNAPDVNYVVENPTLDLEQYAASYSGLMRIERLQFIADRCPPLRVEALKMALSFVQRTFNVDMYEEIHRKLSEATRELQNAPDAIPESGVEPPPLDTAWVEATRKKALLKLEKLDTDLKNYKGNSIKESIRRGHDDLGDHYLDCGDLSNALKCYSRARDYCTSAKHVINMCLNVIKVSVYLQNWSHVLSYVSKAESTPEIAEQRGERDSQTQAILTKLKCAAGLAELAARKYKQAAKCFLLASFDHCDFPELLSPSNVAVYGGLCALATFDRQELQRNVISSSSFKLFLELEPQVRDIIFKFYESKYASCLKMLDEMKDNLLLDMYLAPHVRTLYTQIRNRALIQYFSPYVSADMHKMAAAFNTTVAALEDELTQLILEGLINARIDSHSKILYARDVDQRSTTFEKSLLMGKEFQRRAKAMILRAAVLRNQIHVKVSSLGCGGMGSTYTASTEPSLSTAVSS
- the Gps1 gene encoding COP9 signalosome complex subunit 1 isoform X1; this encodes MRGSPAPSSASSSASDLSRSPAHSRSDLRPGTSGDYSLSASLSACTLLSEGAVEPMQIDVDPQEDPQNAPDVNYVVENPTLDLEQYAASYSGLMRIERLQFIADRCPPLRVEALKMALSFVQRTFNVDMYEEIHRKLSEATRELQNAPDAIPESGVEPPPLDTAWVEATRKKALLKLEKLDTDLKNYKGNSIKESIRRGHDDLGDHYLDCGDLSNALKCYSRARDYCTSAKHVINMCLNVIKVSVYLQNWSHVLSYVSKAESTPEIAEQRGERDSQTQAILTKLKCAAGLAELAARKYKQAAKCFLLASFDHCDFPELLSPSNVAVYGGLCALATFDRQELQRNVISSSSFKLFLELEPQVRDIIFKFYESKYASCLKMLDEMKDNLLLDMYLAPHVRTLYTQIRNRALIQYFSPYVSADMHKMAAAFNTTVAALEDELTQLILEGLINARIDSHSKILYARDVDQRSTTFEKSLLMGKEFQRRAKAMILRAAVLRNQIHVKSPPREGSQGELTPANSQSRMSTNM